A single Streptomyces sannanensis DNA region contains:
- a CDS encoding UDP-N-acetylmuramoyl-tripeptide--D-alanyl-D-alanine ligase: MITLTLTEIAQATGGTLHDAPDPLVRVTGQSASDSRNVDPGGMFVAVSGARVDGHDFVPQAITAGAVCVLASRPVGVPAVVVPDVTAALGRLAQHVLTRTANAQVVALTGSAGKTTTKDLLAQVLSRHGETVATPGSFNTEIGLPLTVLRASESTRYLILEMGARHQGDIAYLTSLTPPSLGIVLNIGSAHVGEFGSRRAIADAKSELVQALPPVAEGGVAVLNADDDLVAAMAHRTVAAVVTYGTGGSADIRATDIRITAGRATFVLHTPQGSASVALRLLGAHQVHNALAVAAAAHSLGMATAQIAEALSAADPVSAGRLQVLERADGVTIINDAFNANVESMRAGLHSLKSLAQGRRKVAVLGEMKELGDASRAAHAEIGRLVGELGIDVLVTVGTTSEAMALSDAARLSSSPPQIESAADPDGLLPVLHGLLKSGDVVLVKASRSVGLEHFADVLQADMTAA, translated from the coding sequence GTGATTACGTTGACGCTCACCGAGATCGCCCAAGCCACCGGCGGCACCCTCCACGATGCCCCCGACCCCCTTGTGCGGGTGACCGGTCAAAGTGCCAGCGACTCCCGGAATGTAGACCCTGGCGGCATGTTCGTCGCGGTGTCCGGCGCCCGCGTCGACGGACACGACTTTGTCCCCCAGGCCATCACCGCAGGCGCCGTATGCGTCCTGGCTTCCCGCCCCGTCGGTGTGCCCGCCGTCGTCGTCCCCGATGTCACTGCGGCCCTCGGCCGGCTCGCGCAGCACGTTCTCACCCGCACCGCCAACGCACAGGTCGTCGCCCTGACCGGCTCCGCGGGGAAGACAACCACCAAGGACCTCCTCGCGCAGGTCCTCAGCCGCCATGGGGAAACCGTCGCTACGCCGGGCTCGTTCAACACGGAGATCGGTCTGCCGCTCACCGTGCTGCGCGCCAGCGAGTCCACCCGTTACCTCATTCTGGAGATGGGCGCGCGACATCAAGGCGACATCGCGTACCTTACCTCGCTCACCCCGCCGAGCCTGGGCATCGTCCTCAACATCGGCTCCGCGCACGTCGGGGAGTTCGGCAGCCGGCGAGCCATTGCCGACGCCAAGAGCGAGCTGGTTCAGGCGCTCCCTCCGGTAGCCGAGGGCGGCGTCGCGGTCCTGAATGCCGATGATGACCTGGTCGCCGCGATGGCCCACCGGACGGTGGCCGCCGTTGTGACGTATGGAACCGGCGGCAGCGCCGACATCCGGGCCACCGATATCCGTATCACTGCTGGCCGCGCCACGTTTGTTCTGCACACACCGCAGGGCTCGGCCTCCGTCGCCCTGCGCCTGCTGGGTGCGCACCAGGTTCACAATGCGCTCGCGGTGGCAGCTGCTGCCCACTCGCTTGGCATGGCCACGGCCCAGATTGCCGAGGCGCTGTCCGCCGCCGACCCCGTGTCGGCCGGCAGGCTCCAGGTTCTCGAACGCGCCGATGGCGTGACGATCATCAATGACGCCTTCAACGCCAATGTCGAATCCATGCGTGCCGGACTCCACTCGCTTAAGTCCCTTGCCCAGGGGCGACGGAAGGTCGCCGTGCTGGGCGAGATGAAGGAACTCGGTGATGCCTCGCGTGCAGCCCACGCGGAGATTGGACGTCTCGTCGGCGAGTTGGGCATCGATGTCCTGGTGACGGTGGGCACCACCAGCGAGGCCATGGCACTCAGCGATGCTGCGCGTCTCAGCTCCTCGCCCCCGCAGATCGAATCGGCTGCCGATCCGGACGGCCTGTTGCCGGTTCTGCACGGCTTACTCAAGAGCGGTGACGTGGTTCTCGTGAAGGCCTCGCGCTCGGTTGGCTTGGAGCACTTCGCCGACGTCCTTCAGGCCGATATGACGGCCGCGTAG
- a CDS encoding D-alanine--D-alanine ligase family protein, with protein sequence MTVFLDSHNIAAVQESVETLRTWQRSQKGLHVALVYGPVSAEDQLYAAKCPPEQMSVTALSEALTEIGARFQILDPCEPQFVQELASYQVALSNLHGPFGEDGRLQGLLDYLRMPYCGSGVAASAVAADKIRCKRFMESLGIPTPLWHVWSANPVEWLGWPVMVKPTLGGSSVGMSLVHNPEELAAALGDAARVDASPVLVEEYLPGTPVTVGMLELPNGVLVFPPLATNVHSGEFYDAEAKLDADSVGTVSVTKAGLTGDLLSAVTGYAKTLWDGLDCHGAARVDFIVTDREAYALEVNTTPGMSRDSNFVVGAALHGLTHTDVVVAMLHEAMARAPYDVPLPRPVFTGLFSEREATA encoded by the coding sequence ATGACCGTCTTCCTCGACTCCCATAACATCGCGGCGGTGCAGGAGTCCGTCGAGACACTTCGCACCTGGCAGCGGAGCCAGAAGGGACTGCACGTGGCCCTGGTCTACGGACCGGTGTCCGCAGAGGACCAGCTCTACGCCGCTAAGTGCCCGCCAGAGCAGATGTCGGTCACGGCACTGTCCGAGGCACTCACCGAGATCGGCGCGCGGTTCCAGATCCTCGATCCGTGCGAGCCGCAGTTCGTTCAGGAGCTGGCTTCGTACCAGGTGGCGCTGTCCAACCTGCACGGCCCGTTTGGGGAGGACGGCCGGCTGCAAGGGCTGCTGGACTACCTGCGCATGCCGTACTGCGGAAGCGGTGTGGCTGCTTCTGCAGTGGCCGCGGACAAGATCCGGTGTAAGCGGTTCATGGAGAGCCTGGGCATCCCCACGCCGCTGTGGCATGTGTGGTCCGCCAACCCGGTGGAGTGGCTGGGGTGGCCGGTGATGGTCAAACCGACCCTCGGCGGTTCCAGCGTGGGGATGAGTCTGGTGCACAACCCGGAAGAGCTGGCGGCAGCCCTTGGGGACGCCGCCCGTGTGGACGCCTCCCCCGTCTTAGTGGAGGAGTACCTGCCGGGAACGCCGGTGACGGTAGGCATGCTGGAACTGCCCAACGGCGTCCTGGTCTTCCCGCCCCTGGCCACGAACGTGCACTCCGGCGAGTTCTACGACGCGGAAGCGAAGCTGGACGCCGATTCCGTGGGTACCGTGTCGGTTACAAAGGCGGGTCTGACGGGGGACCTGCTATCCGCCGTGACCGGGTATGCCAAGACGCTCTGGGACGGCCTGGACTGTCACGGTGCGGCACGGGTGGATTTCATCGTCACCGACAGGGAGGCATACGCGCTGGAGGTGAACACGACGCCGGGCATGTCCCGAGACAGCAACTTCGTCGTCGGTGCGGCCCTGCATGGGCTCACACACACTGATGTCGTTGTGGCCATGCTCCACGAAGCCATGGCCCGGGCCCCGTACGATGTGCCTCTGCCCAGGCCCGTCTTCACTGGCCTCTTCTCCGAGCGGGAGGCCACTGCCTGA
- the dapF gene encoding diaminopimelate epimerase, with translation MDFRKLHGAGNDFILLTGPAGVLGKDWSHDARDLCARRTGIGADGLVVSALIGSAPPVLGVTCYNADGSIATMCGNALRCAAWCAASDHHFRDMTLVMAGVEHQGLVHGQSVEVTAEVGAVEMRRVQAVWNHRPFWFDSAHTGTEHVVAVVDDVDGLDAEAFGRIVRHHDRLAPLGTNVNFVQSVGRQELKIRTYERGVEAETLSCGSGAVAAVVIAAHRGLVGAAPVTVHNKAGTPLTVRPHTDRPRAFWVGGPVTHSFEGVIA, from the coding sequence ATGGACTTCCGAAAGCTGCACGGAGCCGGGAACGACTTCATCCTGCTCACTGGCCCCGCCGGGGTCCTGGGAAAGGACTGGTCGCATGATGCCCGCGACCTGTGTGCCCGGCGGACCGGCATCGGCGCGGACGGCCTGGTCGTCAGTGCCCTGATCGGCTCCGCCCCGCCCGTACTCGGGGTCACCTGCTACAACGCCGACGGATCGATCGCCACCATGTGCGGCAATGCCTTGCGATGCGCCGCATGGTGCGCGGCCAGCGACCACCACTTCAGGGACATGACCCTGGTGATGGCCGGCGTGGAGCACCAGGGGCTCGTGCACGGGCAGAGCGTAGAGGTGACGGCCGAGGTCGGCGCGGTCGAGATGCGGCGCGTTCAGGCTGTGTGGAACCACCGGCCGTTCTGGTTCGACTCCGCGCACACCGGCACTGAGCATGTCGTCGCTGTCGTCGATGACGTGGACGGACTCGACGCGGAAGCCTTTGGCCGCATCGTTCGCCACCACGACCGGCTCGCACCGCTTGGCACGAACGTCAACTTCGTCCAGTCGGTCGGTCGGCAGGAGCTGAAGATCCGCACCTACGAGCGGGGCGTCGAGGCCGAAACCCTGTCATGCGGCAGCGGAGCCGTTGCTGCCGTCGTCATCGCCGCGCATCGGGGCCTGGTCGGCGCTGCCCCGGTCACCGTGCACAACAAGGCCGGCACACCCCTCACTGTCCGTCCCCACACCGATCGCCCACGGGCCTTCTGGGTTGGTGGGCCCGTCACCCACTCGTTCGAAGGAGTGATCGCATGA
- a CDS encoding ATP-binding protein yields the protein MKTESTAFPELVAVVEPRERPKMPARSQMSLGLVGELSEVPRVRRELRAILYAWRVPRAIDDAMLVAGELIANAVVHAGGRDIELVASYGGGLLLIEVRDFSEKPPRPVADPGEATGGRGLALVHALTSDWGWTILAGGAKCTWALLAVRGATA from the coding sequence GTGAAGACCGAATCCACAGCTTTCCCGGAACTCGTGGCCGTCGTGGAGCCGCGCGAACGGCCCAAGATGCCGGCCAGGTCACAGATGTCGCTGGGGCTTGTCGGCGAGTTATCTGAGGTGCCACGGGTCCGCAGGGAGCTCCGGGCGATCCTTTACGCGTGGCGCGTCCCCCGAGCCATTGACGACGCGATGCTCGTAGCAGGTGAACTCATTGCCAATGCCGTGGTGCACGCCGGTGGGCGCGACATCGAGCTCGTCGCCTCATACGGCGGAGGCCTGCTTCTCATCGAGGTACGCGATTTCAGCGAGAAGCCGCCCCGCCCTGTGGCCGATCCGGGCGAGGCGACAGGCGGCCGCGGCCTGGCCTTGGTTCACGCCCTGACCTCTGACTGGGGGTGGACCATTCTCGCCGGCGGGGCCAAGTGCACCTGGGCTCTTCTCGCAGTGCGAGGAGCGACCGCGTGA
- a CDS encoding helix-turn-helix transcriptional regulator yields the protein MRPREGTVTGHLFKVIRERIPRTQQELAEALSVDKATIQGWESGRRPLTATQAGKLRTVSRTLLRLGASSHMLALLNEAMDADTVIAHALAGPPAQDIASHPLANWVFTRSTTHMLAWALTGTPPEALPSAELPRRRGPSPASPLLPHTELRAFYDHMRRAAELGDHAGESGALLRRQALYVCSYDDAADTRDWLADMRRRSRPPRAGQWTPHWADTRSVAASLTRHGDPDPLHAFIRQGMGDETGEIANLNYWANWLGVDLTTHANDTFMVEQSHTAWDGLALLRRLTDRLAPNLACIDLNAHTVWSLLAARRGLLAADPNLNRVLDERVTTLLDSSTISAQTRRELEEVHYGLTLHT from the coding sequence GTGCGGCCGCGCGAAGGCACGGTCACCGGCCACCTCTTCAAGGTGATCCGCGAGCGCATCCCCCGCACTCAACAAGAGCTTGCCGAGGCACTCAGCGTGGACAAGGCGACCATCCAGGGCTGGGAGTCAGGGCGACGTCCTCTCACCGCCACCCAGGCCGGGAAGCTGCGCACGGTATCCAGAACGTTGCTGCGCCTGGGCGCGTCATCACACATGCTTGCCCTGCTCAACGAGGCAATGGACGCCGATACTGTCATCGCCCATGCCCTAGCTGGCCCTCCAGCGCAGGACATCGCCTCGCACCCCCTGGCTAACTGGGTGTTCACCCGCAGCACCACGCACATGCTCGCCTGGGCGCTGACCGGCACCCCACCCGAAGCTCTACCCTCCGCCGAACTCCCCCGTCGCCGCGGCCCGTCCCCTGCCTCACCGCTTCTCCCTCACACCGAGCTGCGCGCCTTCTACGATCACATGCGCCGCGCCGCCGAACTCGGCGACCATGCAGGAGAGTCCGGAGCTTTGCTGCGCCGCCAAGCTCTGTACGTGTGCTCCTACGACGATGCAGCAGACACTCGGGACTGGCTCGCCGACATGAGACGACGCAGCCGCCCTCCACGCGCCGGCCAGTGGACCCCGCATTGGGCCGACACCCGATCTGTCGCCGCATCCCTCACCCGGCACGGCGACCCCGATCCCCTGCACGCGTTCATCAGGCAGGGCATGGGCGACGAAACCGGCGAGATCGCCAACCTCAACTACTGGGCGAACTGGCTCGGCGTCGACCTCACCACCCACGCCAATGACACCTTCATGGTCGAGCAGTCCCACACCGCATGGGACGGCCTCGCGCTACTCCGGCGCCTCACCGACCGCCTCGCCCCGAACCTCGCCTGCATCGACCTGAACGCACACACCGTGTGGTCGCTCCTCGCAGCGCGCCGTGGCCTGCTGGCCGCCGACCCGAATCTCAATCGCGTACTCGACGAGCGCGTCACTACCCTCCTGGACAGCAGCACGATCTCCGCACAGACCAGGCGCGAGCTGGAGGAAGTGCACTACGGTCTGACCTTGCATACCTGA
- a CDS encoding HD domain-containing protein, producing MTDADNTAMDEGTVGYLLEMGALKRGKRSGWWIAGVKDPETIAEHSWRTAVIGSVLAMMEGADPARVALLCTFHDTQETRVGDIPWIGRRYLTAANNEAVTADQVADAHPKVAAGIQKIIEEYENGESLEVLVAHDADRLECTIQGLEYLQQGYPAAQEWVDSTRAKLKTPSAQALAKAALTMSIAEWQRTYLQ from the coding sequence ATGACGGACGCCGACAACACTGCCATGGACGAAGGAACCGTTGGGTACCTGCTGGAGATGGGTGCCCTCAAGCGCGGCAAGCGCAGCGGCTGGTGGATCGCCGGCGTCAAGGACCCAGAGACGATCGCCGAGCACTCTTGGCGCACCGCAGTCATCGGCTCCGTCCTTGCAATGATGGAAGGCGCCGACCCAGCGAGAGTGGCACTGCTGTGCACCTTTCACGACACGCAGGAAACCCGCGTCGGCGACATCCCATGGATCGGTCGCCGCTACCTGACCGCCGCCAACAACGAGGCCGTCACCGCCGACCAGGTCGCCGACGCTCACCCCAAGGTTGCCGCTGGCATCCAGAAGATCATCGAGGAATACGAGAACGGCGAGTCCCTCGAAGTCCTGGTCGCCCACGACGCCGACAGGCTGGAGTGCACGATCCAAGGGCTGGAGTACCTGCAGCAGGGATACCCGGCCGCGCAGGAGTGGGTCGACAGCACCCGCGCCAAGCTGAAGACTCCGTCTGCCCAGGCTCTTGCCAAGGCCGCGCTGACCATGTCGATCGCTGAGTGGCAGCGCACCTACTTGCAATGA
- a CDS encoding phage minor capsid protein: MPYEWPPLTPGDPDEVARRVARVLEDAWQRLADKQTTVIASIVARWRLPYVLATLEEFKAAIADFRGRVDAEARAFVQRQLPHLYQQGAQRAAAAVGQQFTWTQAHVDALQSLASDSYEDFLRRSQEAERMAERWYRTVRAAARAEVPQLAAGNTTARQAAKALADKLAGQSLTHVVYRHGARVPVRAWAETATLAKSAVAYNAGTLNRAREAGVGVVEVFDGADCGWTSHQDPDKAARTLRSVDEAAEWPISHPRCRRAFGPRPDVVRP, from the coding sequence ATGCCGTACGAGTGGCCGCCGCTGACGCCCGGCGACCCGGACGAGGTGGCGCGCCGCGTCGCCCGCGTACTGGAGGATGCCTGGCAGCGGCTCGCCGACAAGCAGACCACGGTCATCGCGAGCATCGTCGCCCGCTGGCGGCTGCCGTACGTGCTGGCCACGTTGGAGGAGTTCAAAGCCGCGATCGCCGATTTTCGCGGCCGTGTGGATGCGGAGGCACGGGCGTTCGTACAACGCCAGCTGCCGCACCTCTACCAGCAGGGGGCGCAGCGCGCCGCCGCGGCGGTCGGACAGCAGTTCACCTGGACGCAGGCCCACGTCGACGCGCTCCAGTCCCTCGCCTCCGACTCGTACGAGGATTTCCTCCGGCGCTCCCAGGAGGCCGAGCGGATGGCGGAACGCTGGTACCGGACGGTCAGAGCTGCGGCACGTGCGGAGGTGCCGCAGCTCGCCGCTGGAAACACCACCGCCAGGCAGGCCGCCAAAGCTCTCGCCGACAAACTGGCTGGCCAGAGCCTGACCCACGTCGTGTACCGCCACGGTGCCCGCGTACCTGTACGCGCGTGGGCGGAGACTGCCACCCTGGCGAAGAGCGCCGTTGCCTACAACGCGGGCACCCTCAACCGCGCCAGGGAGGCCGGCGTCGGAGTGGTCGAGGTCTTCGACGGTGCCGACTGTGGATGGACCAGTCACCAGGATCCCGACAAGGCAGCACGGACATTGCGCAGCGTCGACGAAGCTGCGGAGTGGCCGATCTCCCACCCGCGGTGCCGGCGGGCTTTTGGCCCACGACCGGACGTTGTTCGGCCCTAG
- a CDS encoding major capsid protein, which translates to MTIQDLIKGVSTHDLTTFARTIPTPADFLLTSTVFPTLVSRDVKWKLKDAGRYVNTAKYRAYDASVPFATREAWQNTREGMLPALGQKLVVGEQEQVLLEQSHGADQDRLIELLYDDVERHVEAIRSRLELAAGDVLLDGKFTLTNENNLTTEVDWGVPAGNMPTAAKLWSDPTSDPIADELAWIQYLDDLGAPEPAMVLTSRKAFSYLAKNNAYRAAYYGSVNPSTTPTATLTPQQVNVVRGNYGLPEITFYKAQVRVDGVSTKVLPEDRWIMLPPDRQKWGQTMFGVTAEALVLSRGTNPEIVREEAPGIVITRGVRDDPVQIWTKGAAVGMPVLHTPDAHIVAKVL; encoded by the coding sequence ATGACCATCCAGGACCTCATCAAGGGCGTCTCGACGCACGACCTCACGACCTTTGCCCGCACCATCCCCACCCCGGCGGACTTTCTGCTCACCAGCACGGTGTTCCCCACGCTTGTCTCCCGCGACGTGAAGTGGAAGCTCAAGGACGCTGGCCGCTACGTGAACACCGCCAAGTACCGCGCCTATGACGCGAGCGTGCCGTTCGCGACCCGCGAGGCGTGGCAGAACACCCGCGAGGGCATGCTCCCGGCCCTCGGCCAGAAGCTCGTCGTCGGCGAGCAGGAGCAGGTGCTGCTTGAGCAGTCCCACGGCGCCGACCAGGACCGCCTCATAGAGCTGCTCTACGACGACGTCGAGCGCCACGTCGAAGCGATCCGTTCCCGCCTGGAGCTTGCCGCCGGCGACGTCCTCCTCGACGGCAAGTTCACCCTGACCAACGAGAACAACCTCACCACCGAGGTCGACTGGGGCGTACCGGCCGGAAACATGCCGACCGCCGCGAAGCTCTGGTCCGACCCGACGTCGGACCCCATCGCGGACGAACTGGCCTGGATCCAGTACCTCGACGACCTTGGCGCGCCCGAGCCCGCGATGGTCCTCACCTCCCGCAAGGCCTTCTCCTACCTGGCGAAGAACAACGCCTACCGGGCCGCCTACTACGGCAGCGTGAACCCGTCCACCACGCCGACCGCAACGCTCACCCCGCAGCAGGTCAACGTGGTGCGCGGCAACTATGGCCTCCCGGAGATCACCTTCTACAAGGCGCAGGTCCGAGTCGACGGCGTGTCCACCAAGGTCCTGCCGGAGGACCGCTGGATCATGCTGCCGCCCGACCGGCAGAAGTGGGGCCAGACCATGTTCGGCGTCACCGCTGAGGCGCTGGTGCTGTCCCGTGGCACCAACCCCGAGATCGTCCGCGAGGAGGCGCCCGGCATCGTGATCACCCGCGGCGTTCGGGACGACCCGGTGCAGATCTGGACCAAGGGCGCCGCGGTTGGCATGCCCGTCCTCCACACGCCGGACGCCCACATCGTGGCGAAGGTGCTGTGA
- a CDS encoding head decoration protein, with amino-acid sequence MSIQPITTSSSYTANRSWLASLHGTDSTDTITLDMSTLTAGTHYIASTESTQPYSRVLSGIPVGKITASGLYGLYATGATDGRQDLAGFIFAEALFAPGQAKVPAALLWHGSVITAKLPVAVTPVAPSATCQIRFV; translated from the coding sequence TTGTCCATTCAGCCCATCACCACGTCGTCGTCGTACACCGCGAACCGCTCGTGGCTCGCGTCGTTGCACGGCACCGACTCCACCGACACCATCACGCTCGACATGTCCACGCTCACCGCGGGCACCCACTACATCGCCAGCACCGAGAGCACCCAGCCGTATTCGCGGGTCCTGTCCGGCATACCGGTCGGCAAGATCACCGCGTCTGGCCTGTACGGCCTGTACGCCACCGGCGCGACCGACGGCCGTCAGGACCTGGCTGGCTTCATCTTTGCCGAGGCTTTGTTCGCGCCCGGCCAGGCGAAGGTTCCGGCCGCGCTGCTCTGGCACGGCTCTGTGATCACCGCGAAGCTGCCGGTCGCCGTCACCCCCGTTGCCCCGTCCGCCACCTGCCAGATCCGATTTGTGTAA
- a CDS encoding PIN domain-containing protein, producing MRLKPGVTLDRAEDELRKAVMAFENAQSSQPYETLWDGYLRAFDQVLRGLEQTFADPDLAGGLMSPAFWNLFQVGGIGPAANRIVLGEVEAQLRVLREAEQDLAELKALAERPGVPVVVDTNVLLRWDQPDHINWRTILKDDGANDPQTRLVVPLVVLDELDRQKYGDGVLARRAATAIRYLDKALANGNAGATVRVKDGVTLEVGGLAMRRSTKDVDMQILLCAADLDQLNPHAGTRVLTGDIGMRLRAAQMGLRTFQLPENHRKPGTAMSDAPSAG from the coding sequence ATGCGACTGAAGCCTGGTGTCACCCTTGACCGCGCCGAGGACGAGCTGCGGAAGGCCGTCATGGCCTTCGAGAATGCTCAGAGTAGCCAGCCGTACGAAACGCTGTGGGATGGCTACCTGAGGGCATTCGATCAGGTGCTGCGTGGGCTGGAGCAGACGTTCGCCGATCCGGACCTAGCGGGCGGTCTGATGTCGCCGGCGTTTTGGAATCTGTTCCAGGTGGGCGGGATTGGTCCAGCTGCCAACCGAATAGTCCTCGGTGAGGTCGAAGCGCAGCTGCGCGTCTTGCGGGAGGCTGAGCAGGACTTGGCGGAGTTGAAGGCGCTTGCCGAGCGGCCCGGCGTGCCGGTGGTGGTCGATACGAATGTGCTACTGCGCTGGGACCAGCCGGATCACATCAACTGGCGGACGATCCTGAAGGACGACGGGGCGAACGATCCGCAGACGCGGCTCGTGGTACCGCTGGTCGTGCTGGATGAGCTGGATCGGCAGAAGTACGGGGACGGGGTGCTGGCTCGGCGTGCGGCAACAGCGATCCGGTACCTGGACAAGGCCTTGGCGAACGGCAACGCAGGCGCCACAGTCCGGGTGAAGGACGGGGTGACGCTGGAGGTTGGCGGGCTGGCCATGCGTCGCTCGACGAAGGACGTGGACATGCAGATCCTGCTCTGCGCGGCCGACTTGGACCAGCTGAACCCACACGCCGGAACACGGGTGTTGACCGGGGACATCGGTATGCGCCTGCGGGCCGCACAGATGGGCCTGCGGACATTTCAGCTGCCGGAGAATCACCGTAAGCCCGGTACGGCGATGAGCGACGCCCCGTCGGCTGGGTAG
- a CDS encoding DUF6207 family protein codes for MPIMTHNDESRPGLIQVEINGADEETVLRAAQQIAGLWLSSGPGRVRRVPGEDGVRVTVWADTHRTREEGGLDIDMPHPAEPGDKAGWGEQSTSSQQGGLGLDQR; via the coding sequence ATGCCGATCATGACGCACAACGATGAGTCCCGGCCCGGCCTGATTCAGGTGGAGATCAATGGTGCCGACGAGGAGACCGTGCTGCGGGCGGCGCAGCAGATCGCCGGCCTGTGGCTGTCGTCCGGCCCAGGCCGGGTACGACGAGTACCCGGCGAGGACGGCGTACGAGTCACAGTCTGGGCCGACACGCATCGCACTCGCGAAGAGGGCGGCCTCGACATCGACATGCCGCACCCCGCCGAGCCTGGGGACAAGGCGGGGTGGGGTGAGCAGTCCACCAGCAGCCAGCAGGGTGGATTGGGACTTGATCAACGTTAG
- a CDS encoding DUF6233 domain-containing protein, producing the protein MLPPDPARMRIIEAHLQRQLAENQTIGMYLELQLAAVRHRLAATEPRAAGQPTAAAAPAATRPIDTTSAEWKVEQMRTSDGPLPGRVHKGDCHMDGKSVAIDIHRARVMLADGVDACPICRPDTALGID; encoded by the coding sequence ATGCTGCCGCCTGATCCTGCGCGCATGCGCATCATCGAGGCACACCTCCAGCGGCAGCTCGCCGAGAACCAGACCATCGGCATGTACCTGGAGCTACAGCTAGCCGCTGTCCGACACCGCCTGGCCGCAACGGAGCCCCGAGCCGCAGGCCAGCCGACCGCCGCGGCGGCGCCAGCAGCGACCCGGCCGATCGATACGACCTCGGCGGAGTGGAAAGTAGAGCAGATGCGTACCAGCGATGGCCCCCTTCCCGGCCGCGTACACAAGGGCGACTGCCACATGGACGGGAAGAGCGTCGCCATCGACATCCACCGCGCGCGCGTGATGCTGGCAGACGGCGTGGATGCCTGCCCGATCTGCCGACCAGACACAGCACTCGGGATCGACTAG